A genomic window from Gracilinanus agilis isolate LMUSP501 chromosome X, AgileGrace, whole genome shotgun sequence includes:
- the PRPS1 gene encoding ribose-phosphate pyrophosphokinase 1: MPNIKIFSGSSHQDLSQKITDRLGLELGKVVTKKFSNQETCVNCLTPCACRVTSIADRLNVDFALIHKERKKANEVDRMVLVGDVKDRVAILVDDMADTCGTICHAADKLLSAGATKVYAILTHGIFSGPAISRINHACFEAVVVTNTIPQEDKMKHCPKIQVIDISMILAEAIRRTHNGESVSYLFSHVPL; encoded by the exons ATGCCGAACATCAAGATTTTCAGCGGCAGCTCCCACCAGGACCTGTCCCAGAAGATCACCGATCGCCTGGGCCTGGAGCTGGGCAAGGTGGTCACCAAGAAATTCAGTAACCAGGAGACTTG TGTAAACTGCCTTACCCCATGTGCCTGCAGAGTGACTTCAATTGCAGACCGACTGAATGTTGACTTTGCCCTGATTCACAAAGAGCGTAAGAAGGCCAATGAAGTAGACCGAATGGTGCTCGTTGGAGACGTCAAGGACCGAGTGGCCATTCTAGTGGATGATATGGCTGATACTTGTGGTACTATCTGCCACGCAGCAGATAA ACTCCTGTCAGCTGGAGCCACCAAAGTCTATGCCATCCTTACTCATGGAATATTTTCTGGACCGGCCATTTCTCGAATTAACCATGCCTGCTTTGAGGCAGTTGTTGTCACAAACACAATACCTCAGGAAGACAAGATGAAGCATTGCCCCAAAATACAG gTGATTGACATCTCTATGATCCTGGCCGAGGCCATCCGGAGAACTCACAATGGCGAGTCGGTCTCCTACCTGTTCAGCCATGTTCCTTTATAA